The Humulus lupulus chromosome 3, drHumLupu1.1, whole genome shotgun sequence genome window below encodes:
- the LOC133821929 gene encoding glycosyltransferase BC10-like, which yields MKESKTTVFLNDLSIRIKREANLNNFHIRTTVILSLMMTFFALILGLFIHDRIRSILSSPDDTFFPQLNTHSSLSPNSHFQNDTPSNSDLLSFDLSKRRVIELGDWIAPKELQHSMSDEELFWRASMMPHVVEYPYNRTPKMAFMFLTKGKLPLAPLWERFFKGHQGLYSIYLHTSPDYALEPPESSVFYKRRIPSQGVEWGKKTMVDAERRLLANALLDFSNERFILLSETCIPIFNFTTIYTHLINSNQSFLSLFDDPRRRGRGRYNHKMGPTISLSDWRKGSQWFEAQRRLAVEIVSDSRYYSVFVEHCNPPCYMDEHYLPTLVNKVCPDLTSNESITWVDWSRDGPHPSTFTKRYVSEAFLNRIRHGFNCTYNGRISSICFLFARKFHPNTLQPLLSIAPDLLGFNV from the exons ATGAAAGAAAGTAAAACAACAGTCTTTTTAAATGACCTTTCAATACGCATCAAAAGAGAAGCAAACTTAAACAATTTTCATATCAGAACCACAGTCATACTCTCTTTGATGATGACTTTCTTCGCTTTGATTCTGGGACTCTTCATTCACGATCGTATCAGAAGCATCCTAAGCTCCCCAGACGACACTTTCTTTCCTCAGCTGAATACACATTCATCACTCTCACCAAATTCCCATTTCCAAAACGACACACCTTCCAATTCTGATTTATTGTCGTTTGACTTGTCGAAAAGGAGAGTGATAGAATTGGGAGATTGGATAGCTCCTAAAGAGCTACAACATTCCATGAGCGATGAGGAGCTGTTTTGGCGAGCTTCAATGATGCCCCACGTCGTTGAGTATCCATACAATAGGACCCCAAAGATGGCTTTTATGTTCTTAACAAAAGGAAAACTGCCTTTGGCACCGCTTTGGGAAAGGTTTTTCAAGGGACATCAAGGTCTCTATTCGATTTATCTTCATACATCACCAGATTATGCCTTGGAACCACCAGAATCATCAGTGTTCTACAAGCGTAGAATACCAAGCCAG GGTGTCGAATGGGGAAAAAAGACAATGGTAGACGCAGAGAGAAGACTACTAGCAAACGCCCTATTAGACTTCTCGAATGAGAGATTCATATTACTATCTGAAACATGCATTCCCATCTTCAACTTCACCACAATCTATACCCACCTTATCAACTCTAACCAAAGTTTCTTGAGCTTATTCGACGACCCGAGACGTAGGGGTCGAGGCAG GTACAACCACAAAATGGGGCCCACCATCTCGCTCTCCGATTGGAGAAAGGGCTCGCAGTGGTTCGAGGCCCAAAGGAGATTGGCCGTCGAGATAGTGTCCGACTCGAGGTACTATTCGGTGTTTGTGGAGCACTGTAACCCTCCGTGTTACATGGACGAACACTATTTACCAACATTGGTGAATAAGGTTTGCCCTGATCTGACCTCCAATGAAAGCATCACATGGGTTGATTGGTCTAGAGATGGTCCACATCCTAGTACTTTTACCAAGAGATATGTTTCTGAGGCGTTTTTGAATCGAATAAGGCATGGGTTTAATTGTACTTATAATGGGAGAATCAGCTCAATTTGCTTCCTTTTTGCTAGGAAATTTCATCCCAATACATTGCAGCCTTTGCTGAGTATAGCCCCGGATTTGCTTGGTTTTAATGTCTAG
- the LOC133821928 gene encoding uncharacterized protein LOC133821928 isoform X1, with product MATYKLAVIINNPLNDAEFLLVRQTRPPKFSDDEYDSYVDSDLWDLPWTPLNLVDGENESTVEVKGAESFSEKIELRNFDINLALNRIKDQVVFGAAELGDWKLRKYVEEAEFGPAPLVQTVFVDGNLVAGGEHLQESCKWMSIQSCLNWLVEVTPSNDRVGPLAVTGLLNDSSPSRPWKVPHQLNYQEYPPGVTLVPMQSRTGKPFSTTNLIVFAPDCPSYYSEDISFVASGDAMIVDPGCHSYLHEELKNIVASLPKKLVVFLTHHHHDHVDGLSAVQQCNPDAVLLAHENTFRRIGKDDWSLGYTSISGGEDICIGGQRLNVVFSPGHTDGHMALLHVSTHSLIVGDHCVGQGSALLDVTSGGNMTEYFKSTYKFMELSPHALIPMHGRVNLWPKHMLCGYLKNRRSRETAIVKAIENGAETLFDIVANVYSEVDRRVWGYAASNVRLHVDHLAQQDKLPKEFSIQKFQKTCGLRFLSRWVCAILTNSFMSNYHKLRTSKLLVVSAVAVFALFYSVKNA from the exons ATGGCGACCTACAAGCTCGCTGTGATCATCAACAACCCTCTCAATGACGCCGAATTCCTCCTCGTGAGACAGACGCGCCCGCCCAAGTTCAGCGACGACGAGTACGACTCCTACGTCGATTCTGATCTCTGGGACTTGCCATGGACGCCATTGAACCTTGTAGATGGAGAAAACGAGTCTACCGTAGAGGTCAAGGGTGCAGAATCGTTCTCGGAGAAGATTGAATTGAGAAATTTCGATATTAATTTGGCTCTCAATAGG ATTAAAGATCAAGTGGTGTTTGGCGCAGCCGAATTGGGAGATTGGAAGCTCCGGAAGTACGTGGAGGAAGCTGAGTTTGGACCAGCGCCGCTTGTTCAGACTGTGTTCGTCGACGGAAATTTAGTAGCTGGCGGTGAACATTTGCAAG AGTCATGCAAGTGGATGTCTATCCAAAGTTGTTTGAACTGGCTTGTGGAAGTGACTCCAAGTAACGACCGCGTTGGGCCATTGGCAGTTACCGGTCTTCTAAATGATTCCTCGCCTTCTAGACCATGGAAAGTCCCACATCAATTAAATTATCAG GAATACCCTCCTGGTGTTACTCTAGTACCTATGCAAAGTAGGACAGGAAAGCCTTTTTCTACAACGAACTTGATTGTATTTGCACCTGATTGCCCTTCATACTACAGTGAGGATATTAGTTTTGTTGCTAGTGGGGATGCAATGATAGTTGATCCAGGTTGTCACTCTTACCTCCACGAAGAG CTCAAGAATATTGTTGCTTCTCTGCCAAAGAAGTTGGTTGTCTTTCTTACTCATCATCACCATGACCATGTAGATG GTTTATCAGCTGTCCAACAGTGCAACCCTGATGCTGTCTTATTAGCACATGAAAATACCTTTCGTCGCATTGGAAAAG ACGACTGGTCACTTGGCTATACTTCAATTTCTGGAGGTGAAGACATTTGCATTGGGGGTCAGCGATTGAATGTTGTTTTTTCTCCG GGACACACAGATGGCCATATGGCGCTGCTTCATGTCAGTACTCATTCCTTGATTGTCGGTGATCATTGTGTGGG TCAAGGAAGTGCTCTCTTGGACGTTACATCTGGTGGAAATATGACA GAGTATTTCAAATCAACTTACAAATTTATGGAGCTGTCTCCACATGCTTTGATCCCAATGCATGGGAGGGTTAACCTATGGCCAAAGCACATGCTTTGTGGATATCTAAA GAACCGTAGAAGTAGAGAAACTGCCATAGTAAAAGCCATAGAAAATGGAGCAGAAACACTGTTTGACATAGTGGCAAATGTATATTCTGAGGTTGATCGACGAGTGTGGGGTTATGCCGCATCAAATGTCAGACTTCATGTGGATCATCTGGCCCAGCAAGATAAGTTGCCAAAG GAATTTTCCATCCAGAAGTTCCAGAAAACATGTGGGCTGCGGTTCTTATCTCGCTGGGTTTGCGCAATACTTACCAATAGCTTCATGTCAAACTATCACAAGTTAAGGACTTCAAAGTTACTTGTAGTTAGTGCTGTGGCTGTCTTTGCTTTGTTTTACTCTGTTAAAAACGCTTAG
- the LOC133821928 gene encoding uncharacterized protein LOC133821928 isoform X2, translated as MATYKLAVIINNPLNDAEFLLVRQTRPPKFSDDEYDSYVDSDLWDLPWTPLNLVDGENESTVEVKGAESFSEKIELRNFDINLALNRIKDQVVFGAAELGDWKLRKYVEEAEFGPAPLVQTVFVDGNLVAGGEHLQESCKWMSIQSCLNWLVEVTPSNDRVGPLAVTGLLNDSSPSRPWKVPHQLNYQEYPPGVTLVPMQSRTGKPFSTTNLIVFAPDCPSYYSEDISFVASGDAMIVDPGCHSYLHEELKNIVASLPKKLVVFLTHHHHDHVDGLSAVQQCNPDAVLLAHENTFRRIGKDDWSLGYTSISGGEDICIGGQRLNVVFSPGHTDGHMALLHVSTHSLIVGDHCVGQGSALLDVTSGGNMTEYFKSTYKFMELSPHALIPMHGRVNLWPKHMLCGYLKNRRSRETAIVKAIENGAETLFDIVANVYSEVDRRVWGYAASNVRLHVDHLAQQDKLPKLA; from the exons ATGGCGACCTACAAGCTCGCTGTGATCATCAACAACCCTCTCAATGACGCCGAATTCCTCCTCGTGAGACAGACGCGCCCGCCCAAGTTCAGCGACGACGAGTACGACTCCTACGTCGATTCTGATCTCTGGGACTTGCCATGGACGCCATTGAACCTTGTAGATGGAGAAAACGAGTCTACCGTAGAGGTCAAGGGTGCAGAATCGTTCTCGGAGAAGATTGAATTGAGAAATTTCGATATTAATTTGGCTCTCAATAGG ATTAAAGATCAAGTGGTGTTTGGCGCAGCCGAATTGGGAGATTGGAAGCTCCGGAAGTACGTGGAGGAAGCTGAGTTTGGACCAGCGCCGCTTGTTCAGACTGTGTTCGTCGACGGAAATTTAGTAGCTGGCGGTGAACATTTGCAAG AGTCATGCAAGTGGATGTCTATCCAAAGTTGTTTGAACTGGCTTGTGGAAGTGACTCCAAGTAACGACCGCGTTGGGCCATTGGCAGTTACCGGTCTTCTAAATGATTCCTCGCCTTCTAGACCATGGAAAGTCCCACATCAATTAAATTATCAG GAATACCCTCCTGGTGTTACTCTAGTACCTATGCAAAGTAGGACAGGAAAGCCTTTTTCTACAACGAACTTGATTGTATTTGCACCTGATTGCCCTTCATACTACAGTGAGGATATTAGTTTTGTTGCTAGTGGGGATGCAATGATAGTTGATCCAGGTTGTCACTCTTACCTCCACGAAGAG CTCAAGAATATTGTTGCTTCTCTGCCAAAGAAGTTGGTTGTCTTTCTTACTCATCATCACCATGACCATGTAGATG GTTTATCAGCTGTCCAACAGTGCAACCCTGATGCTGTCTTATTAGCACATGAAAATACCTTTCGTCGCATTGGAAAAG ACGACTGGTCACTTGGCTATACTTCAATTTCTGGAGGTGAAGACATTTGCATTGGGGGTCAGCGATTGAATGTTGTTTTTTCTCCG GGACACACAGATGGCCATATGGCGCTGCTTCATGTCAGTACTCATTCCTTGATTGTCGGTGATCATTGTGTGGG TCAAGGAAGTGCTCTCTTGGACGTTACATCTGGTGGAAATATGACA GAGTATTTCAAATCAACTTACAAATTTATGGAGCTGTCTCCACATGCTTTGATCCCAATGCATGGGAGGGTTAACCTATGGCCAAAGCACATGCTTTGTGGATATCTAAA GAACCGTAGAAGTAGAGAAACTGCCATAGTAAAAGCCATAGAAAATGGAGCAGAAACACTGTTTGACATAGTGGCAAATGTATATTCTGAGGTTGATCGACGAGTGTGGGGTTATGCCGCATCAAATGTCAGACTTCATGTGGATCATCTGGCCCAGCAAGATAAGTTGCCAAAG CTTGCATGA
- the LOC133821930 gene encoding uncharacterized protein LOC133821930: protein MRKRNKKSKTAVNVDPLRVVDGKLLMTFHKWLLGTIGNKYPRECFSGTHDAAWFLKLHTPRTWLSDSHLDAAFHLMRRRLEFYPNVYPQKCVVMPTIFPESLKGRWDAFPGSDYSRFSWDDSILDLVRGDAVQFLPSWQNKEFIYFALFLKDQMHWVAVEADLNGWMLNIFDSSIGSISENDLISLMVDWCTIFPSVLRQSGLFENHDVILAPQLTASESQVRPFDWKLIPREFVPQTKSR from the exons atgaggaaaaggaataagaaatcgaagacagcagtgaatgtggatccattgagggttgttgatggtaaattacttatgacctttcacaagtggttgcttggcaccattgggaataaatatccgagggaatgcttctcagggacacacgatgctgcttggttcctgaaactgcatactccgaggacatggctttctgactct catttagatgcagcatttcatctcatgaggaggcgtctagaattttatcctaacgtgtaccctcagaaatgtgttgttatgcctacaatttttcccgaatcattgaagggtcggtgggacgcttttccaggttctgactactctagatttagttgggatgacagtatattggacctggttaggggtgatgcagtccagttcttaccgagttggcagaacaaggagttcatttattttgccctcttcttgaaagaccaaatgcattgggtagctgtagaggcagacctgaatgggtggatgctcaacatctttgactccagtattggatcaatttccgaaaacgatttgatcagcttgatggttgactggtgtaccattttcccgtcggtcttgcgacagtccggtttatttgagaaccatgacgttatactcgcgcctcagttgacagcatcagagagtcaggtcagacccttcgattggaaactcattccacgtgaattcgtaccgcaaacaaaatccaggtga